From a single Lolium rigidum isolate FL_2022 chromosome 7, APGP_CSIRO_Lrig_0.1, whole genome shotgun sequence genomic region:
- the LOC124678900 gene encoding agmatine coumaroyltransferase-2, whose translation MKITVHSSKAVTPDYAGCGVAPGSTADVVPLTVLDKANFDTYISVIYAFRPPAPPNAVLEAGLARALVDYREWAGRLGVDAKSNRAILLNDAGARFVEATADVSLDSVMPLKPTPEVLCLHPSGDDGPEELMLIQVTRFPCGSLVVGFTTQHIVSDGRATGNFFVAWSQATRGDTIDPVPVHDRASFFQPRDKPLVEYEHRGVEFKPYEEDHGACEAVHHALAGEDDEVVVKKIHFSREFISKLKAQASAGAHRPYSTLQCVVAHLWRTMTMARGLDGGESTSVAIAVDGRARMSPGVPDGYTGNVVLWARPTATAGDLVTRPVKHAVELINREVARINDGYFKSFIDFASSGAVEKERLVATADAAEMVLSPNIEVDSWLRIPFYDMDFGGGRPFFFMPSYLPVEGLLILLPSFLGDGSVDAYVPLFSRDMDTFKNCCYTLDV comes from the coding sequence ATGAAGATCACGGTGCACTCCTCCAAGGCCGTCACGCCCGACTACGCCGGCTGCGGGGTCGCCCCGGGCAGCACGGCCGACGTCGTCCCGCTCACCGTGCTCGACAAGGCCAACTTCGACACCTACATCTCCGTCATCTACGCCTtccgcccgcccgcgccgcccaacGCCGTCCTCGAGGCCGGGCTGGCCAGGGCGCTCGTCGACTACCGCGAGTGGGCCGGGCGGCTCGGCGTGGACGCCAAGAGCAACCGCGCCATCCTCCTCAATGACGCCGGCGCGCGCTTCGTGGAGGCCACGGCCGACGTGTCCCTCGACAGCGTCATGCCGCTCAAACCCACGCCCGAGGTGCTGTGCCTGCACCCGAGCGGCGACGACGGGCCCGAGGAGCTCATGCTCATCCAGGTCACGCGGTTCCCGTGCGGGTCCCTCGTCGTGGGGTTCACCACGCAGCACATCGTGTCCGACGGCCGCGCCACCGGCAACTTCTTCGTCGCGTGGAGCCAGGCCACCCGCGGCGACACCATCGACCCTGTCCCCGTGCACGACCGCGCGTCATTCTTCCAGCCCCGCGACAAGCCGCTGGTCGAGTACGAGCACCGCGGCGTCGAGTTCAAGCCCTACGAGGAGGATCACGGTGCCTGTGAAGCTGTCCACCATGCCCTTGCCGGCGAAGACGATGAGGTGGTGGTAAAAAAGATACACTTCAGCCGGGAGTTCATCTCCAAGCTCAAGGCGCAGGCGTCGGCGGGTGCGCACCGCCCGTACAGCACGCTGCAGTGCGTGGTGGCGCACCTGTGGCGGACCATGACGATGGCGCGCGGGCTCGACGGCGGGGAGTCCACCAGCGTCGCCATCGCCGTGGACGGGCGTGCGCGGATGAGCCCTGGGGTGCCGGACGGCTACACAGGCAACGTCGTGCTCTGGGCGCGGCCGACCGCCACGGCGGGGGACCTCGTGACCAGGCCGGTCAAGCACGCGGTGGAGCTCATCAACCGTGAGGTGGCCCGGATTAACGACGGGTACTTCAAGTCCTTCATCGACTTCGCCAGCTCCGGCGCCGTAGAGAAGGAGCGGCTGGTGGCGACGGCCGACGCGGCGGAGATGGTGCTGAGCCCCAACATCGAGGTGGACAGCTGGCTGCGGATCCCGTTCTACGACATGGACTTCGGCGGCGGACGGCCGTTCTTCTTCATGCCCAGCTACCTGCCGGTGGAGGGCCTGCTCATCCTGCTGCCGTCCTTCTTGGGCGACGGAAGCGTGGACGCCTACGTGCCGCTCTTCAGCCGTGACATGGACACCTTCAAGAACTGCTGCTACACCCTCGACGTCTAG